In Candidatus Micrarchaeota archaeon, one DNA window encodes the following:
- a CDS encoding right-handed parallel beta-helix repeat-containing protein, which translates to MMYKKVMLLLVVISVFVSAYEAPSKVPVSVRHTSDGTGNILIPVQKGSGSCESLYLDKGWNLVSFPMDSVVLPSVIKVYALADGKYVTVREFVPGTGYWAYSEGYRKVEVCGSPVSSVTWKLSPGTQFLGGPSSEVSVDEVRETLDARVGRGKYKLDVYEYSQGKYQPTKVIRPFVGYLVKYEGPETKVVLGSKEGVCDHTFTFSDRVKERVVDGLEIDYLGMTKDGRFRFVVYDKSAGKKEMFNLTEGERFTYVSHKRVGKEKTSPAVKYTFSLLDVGNVSQGSSQPTIPGAISRPVRPVGPSSEVSLCVDEMNVTCIYDCTDITEPGDYVLCSDIVVSHIPNSSSSCIHILSNNVTLDGMDHSMMGRPELDGIYSVGDYVVIENVEISGFKNGIYLYYLPDPVRHNIVNNTHLYNNTRSGIFVSGSDNILVGNKIYGNNYGIFEVHTTSGSFSNNMIIKNDISFNNLDGVLLDGSNDSVISNNITSNLGSGIYLYINARSNVITNNTVLNNSEKGISISLAGSPVNNTFINNRVCFNYYHNRSLDIYDTTGVNTFINTTYDTSEPDDPDYFDKIGSCTAECPEGYTSVDVGERLFLGSFDGHDYYFYRSSESDYQILEDDSVVFDSSTSSEGDGGILYGLPNGHFVGVEMLRGHPSSGYCVLGINGSFSHVESGDMFIPP; encoded by the coding sequence ATGATGTATAAGAAGGTTATGCTGTTGCTCGTCGTGATCTCTGTTTTTGTGAGTGCTTACGAAGCGCCGTCTAAAGTTCCTGTTTCGGTTCGACACACTTCCGACGGAACCGGTAACATCCTCATTCCTGTTCAGAAAGGGTCCGGCTCGTGCGAGAGTTTGTACCTGGATAAGGGTTGGAACCTTGTCAGTTTTCCGATGGATTCGGTAGTGTTACCGTCAGTGATAAAGGTGTACGCTTTAGCGGATGGGAAATACGTAACGGTTAGAGAGTTTGTACCCGGAACCGGGTATTGGGCGTATTCCGAAGGATACAGAAAAGTGGAGGTGTGCGGTTCGCCCGTTAGTTCGGTGACATGGAAATTGTCCCCAGGCACCCAGTTTTTAGGCGGACCGAGTTCTGAGGTGTCGGTTGACGAGGTCCGTGAGACCTTGGATGCTCGGGTCGGCAGGGGCAAATATAAGTTAGATGTGTATGAGTATTCCCAGGGGAAATATCAGCCCACTAAGGTGATCCGACCGTTCGTTGGTTATCTGGTTAAGTATGAGGGACCAGAAACTAAGGTCGTGTTGGGTAGTAAGGAAGGCGTGTGTGATCATACCTTTACCTTCTCGGACCGGGTTAAGGAACGGGTTGTGGACGGGTTGGAGATTGATTATCTCGGTATGACGAAGGATGGCAGGTTTAGGTTTGTGGTTTACGACAAATCGGCCGGGAAGAAGGAGATGTTCAACCTGACTGAGGGGGAGAGGTTCACCTACGTTTCGCATAAAAGGGTCGGTAAAGAGAAAACTTCTCCGGCTGTTAAGTATACTTTCTCATTACTGGATGTTGGGAACGTTTCTCAGGGGAGTAGTCAACCTACAATACCTGGTGCGATCTCCCGTCCTGTCCGGCCGGTCGGACCTTCATCAGAAGTATCTCTGTGTGTTGATGAGATGAACGTAACCTGTATTTACGATTGTACCGATATTACCGAACCGGGAGATTACGTGTTGTGTAGTGATATAGTTGTATCTCATATTCCTAATTCGTCATCAAGTTGTATACATATTCTTTCTAATAATGTAACTTTAGATGGGATGGATCATTCTATGATGGGACGACCCGAGTTAGATGGTATTTATAGTGTTGGGGATTATGTTGTTATTGAAAATGTTGAGATCTCTGGTTTTAAGAATGGGATATACCTTTATTATTTACCGGATCCTGTGAGGCATAATATTGTAAACAATACGCATCTCTATAACAACACCAGAAGTGGGATTTTTGTTTCCGGATCTGATAATATTCTTGTTGGAAATAAAATTTATGGAAATAATTACGGAATTTTTGAAGTCCACACCACCTCAGGTTCTTTCTCTAATAATATGATAATAAAAAATGACATCAGTTTTAACAACTTAGACGGTGTTCTTCTTGATGGTTCTAACGATAGTGTAATTTCCAATAATATAACTTCAAATCTTGGATCTGGGATATATCTTTATATTAATGCGAGATCCAATGTTATTACGAATAACACCGTGCTAAACAATAGTGAAAAAGGTATCTCTATTAGTTTGGCAGGATCACCTGTAAACAATACCTTCATAAATAATCGGGTATGTTTTAATTATTATCATAACCGTTCTCTTGATATTTATGATACAACTGGGGTTAATACTTTCATAAACACCACCTACGACACGTCCGAACCGGATGACCCAGATTATTTTGATAAGATCGGAAGTTGTACTGCCGAATGTCCGGAAGGATATACTTCCGTAGACGTGGGGGAGAGGTTGTTCTTGGGTAGTTTTGACGGGCATGATTACTATTTCTACAGGTCTTCAGAATCGGATTATCAGATACTTGAAGACGATAGTGTTGTGTTCGATTCCTCAACATCTTCAGAGGGTGACGGAGGGATATTATACGGATTGCCTAATGGCCACTTCGTAGGGGTTGAGATGCTCCGGGGTCATCCTTCATCAGGTTACTGCGTATTAGGTATTAACGGTAGTTTCAGTCATGTGGAATCCGGTGATATGTTCATCCCGCCC
- a CDS encoding diadenylate cyclase, translating into MASKRHGKKSIEKTTRRTKNKKEKGEDRVEQVALDIAINVARKGEGCLLVLGGLKEGRDYKCHFPNFFKRNKVSVFEPGMKEVLSKLACVDGAVIIDPSGRVKAYGARILNTKTEKGYGTRHSAAKGASERGAIAVLASEQDKVVRIYKEGKKIMEINPFTKNIEKNISKIIRFLDSPEAAGLLAGAAAIPFVGAPGVIVFAGSYLVSKKALEMIKKIEF; encoded by the coding sequence ATGGCATCCAAGAGACATGGGAAGAAATCCATTGAAAAAACTACACGTCGTACAAAGAACAAAAAGGAAAAGGGTGAAGACCGTGTCGAACAGGTTGCTCTGGATATCGCGATCAACGTTGCGCGGAAAGGTGAAGGTTGTCTTCTTGTGTTGGGCGGATTGAAAGAAGGAAGGGATTACAAATGTCATTTCCCGAACTTCTTCAAAAGAAATAAAGTATCCGTATTCGAACCGGGTATGAAAGAGGTACTGTCCAAACTCGCATGTGTGGACGGTGCGGTTATCATCGACCCTTCGGGTAGGGTGAAAGCTTACGGTGCCCGAATACTGAACACTAAAACCGAGAAGGGGTACGGTACCAGACATTCCGCTGCAAAAGGCGCTTCCGAACGCGGTGCTATTGCGGTGTTGGCGTCCGAACAGGATAAAGTAGTGAGGATATACAAAGAAGGCAAGAAGATCATGGAGATCAATCCGTTTACGAAGAATATAGAGAAGAACATCTCCAAGATCATCAGGTTCCTCGATTCACCCGAGGCAGCAGGTCTACTCGCAGGAGCGGCAGCGATACCGTTTGTCGGTGCGCCGGGTGTTATCGTGTTTGCGGGGAGTTATCTTGTGTCCAAGAAGGCGTTGGAGATGATCAAGAAGATAGAGTTCTGA